The DNA sequence CGATTCTAGATCATCAAGACTCACTTTGGACTGTGACCTCTACAGTTGTGTGataataataaatttgtgttattttaagccaaaaaaaaaaagagacagagagaacttTATCTTCTATATGTAAAACCAAACTTTAGTTTTGTTAGAAAGTCTCTAACAGTCAATGAGaacatatgttaaaaaaaacaaaaaaactaaagttTAGTTTTACATATCTAATGAGATAGGTCAGCATGATGCTTATTTAGTTAGTTACTTCCAAGATACTATctctttgtgttttaaaatgcaGTCAGAACATAGACAAATAAACACTTaatgtttaaaaaactaaaatgctTTAATTTATTCAAGGGATGACCATTTGGACAAAAAGCTCTTAGTAATTTTCTAATTACTTCATGTCTCATTAGTGCTTCTTCCCATGGGCTAAATGGAAAGGGAAAACTTCAGATAAATAGTGCCCCGGGTTAGTTGTGGCAAAAGGTCTAAAGAGTGAAGGAATTCAAACTTATGACTCatctaggttttctttttctttccttttattatttcaattattcACATTAGTTTTGATTGCCATGGATACCCTTTTGGAACTGCACAGAATGTTTTCAAATGCTTATACTGGAAAGAGGGAGTTGCCAACAACGTAAATagtgaggaaggaagaaagtggAAGAGTCAAATCAATGGATTCACCCCTCTGGCATATATTTGCTATTAGAATTTAAGTGAATGAATGCCATAAAATATTAACTTCAAGTGGCCTTTTCCATCCCATTGCCACTACCAGACACAAACCTTCTTTATGTGGAGCTCCCAGTGTAAAAAGCCCATTGTCAAGTGCATGTATGTAGGTTCCTTTATCCATTTCAATTGCTATGGTTCCTGAAATCTCACCAAAGTTCATTACTGTCCACCAGATTCCTAAAAGATAAAATCAGtcatttaaatttacattttgtaTTTGTGATGGAAGGTTCTTACTTGCTGCTGTTGTCATTGTAacttattaacttaaaaaaaattttttttgcagttCTGGAGTAGTTGAATTCAGAGAGATAAAAAACAGGATGGTGGTTGCTTGGGACTAGGGGAGAGTGAGGTATGGGCATTTATAATTTAATGGGTGAACAGTTTCAGCTTTGCAAGAGGAAAAATATTCATCTTGAATtgaagatggatggtggtgacggCTGCACAGCAGTGGCGATGCACTTAAtgacactgaactgtacactgaaaAATGGCTAAAGTGATGGACTTTATGTTAGGTATATTTCACTACAGTTCAGATAATTTAGTGAGAGGTTTGCACAATAATTTGAGCTATTTCTGACTTATAATTTTTCAGTACAAAAAAAATGCTTTACTCAGAACCATCATTAACATCCTATGATCAttaattctttcttaaaaatgtagtagtgatataaaattatttgtatatGTTCTGTGCTATACTGAACAAGTACACTTCATGTTGATTCTCCGCACATGACTTAGATTCTAGATTCAATACAGTCAATTCCACAGTCAATCCAATAGGATTTATTACAGAAAGTAATACATTGAttgtaaaatttatatggaaatacaaaggctCTACCAGATTATAAAGAAGTACAGAAGTTAAAGCTGGGAGATTCACACCACCTGATTTTAAGATTTTATGAAATGGCGCAGTAATCAAGACACATACATCAGCAGAACAACACACAAACCGCTGgaacagagtccagaaatagactaACACATATAAAGTCAACTGATTTTCGACAAAGACACCAAAGCACTTTAATGAGAAACAAAGTCTATTCATCAATAGTGCTAGGACAACTGGATATCAATAtggtaaaaagagagaaaataatttgtaaaatatgGTTAAATGATATTTATATGTTTCAGGCCTTTAAAATGATCTATCAGAATCTCTGGGCTACTAAGTAGTCTAACAATGGCACCTATTAAGTCAGAGCCCTAAGTTTCCTCTCTCCTGTGCTTTGTTCTGATGATGAAGAAGAGGCATCAGACATCGACTGTGCTAGAACATAAAAGCAACCTATAACTCTAATATTTGAGCACGTTAAGACAAATGTGACTTGGCCATAAATTCCTTCTACTTTCTTTTACTACTTATCCCtactaggaaaatatttttaagggaaTCTCAACCAATGCTAACTTCACTCAGAATGAAGTAATAGAAAATTGACTCACCAACAATATCAAGCTgagtttcttcatcttcttctctctttctcttcttctctttgctctttttcttcttACTACAGGAGATAATTTATATAGATGAGTTTAGATATATTGATTTGCATACTAAATGTAAGATAGAATCTTAGAAGACTCTTCTAAGATATACACTAATATATGAATTACTGATCGACAACAACATCCCTTGATATACCCTCTTACTTCTGATACAGAGAAGTCACTTCTGATCCTCTTCATATTGTGTTACAGttaaagagaacagactctggagccagactgcctttTAGAATCGTGATTCTGTCATTTCTTAGCTCTGTGATTTTTTGGGAAAATTTACTTAATCTGTCAATTTCCCCACCTATACAAATGAGGATAACAATTTAACCCAACTCTTACTGTGAGGATTAGGAGTTAAGGCATAATCTTCATACATTACttgtgaaaatgtaaaatggtgcaaccagAAGAGTTTGAAGTTCTTGAAAAGTTAAACATGGAATTAGGTTTATGGAAACCACAGGAGCTCTGGTGGTAGTTTAggcactcaggcgtgtctgactatgtgcaaccccatggactgtggccaaccaagctactctgtccatgggatttcccaggcaataatactggagtgggctgccatttccttctccaggggatcttcctcacccagggatcaaatctgcatctccttcattggcaggcggattctttaccactgagccaccttcagttcagttcagttcagttcagttcagtcactcagtcgtgtccgactctgtgtgaccccatgaatcacagcacgccaggcctccctgtcccttaccaactcctggagtttacccaaactcatgtccattgatatggtgatgccatccaatcatctcatcctctgtcgtccccttctcctcctgcccccaatccctcccagcatcaaagtcttttccaatgagtcagctcttcccatcaggtggccaaagtattggagtttcagctttagcatcagtccttccaatgaacacccaggactgatctcctttaggatggactggctggatctcctagcagtccaagggaccctcaagagtcttctccaacaccacagttcaaaagcatcaattcttcagtgctcagctttctttatagttcaactctcacatccatacatgaccactggaaaaaccatagccttgactggatggaccttggttgacaaagcaatgtctctgcttttgaatatgctatctaggttggtcataactttccttctaaggagtaaaagtcttttaatatcatggctgcaatcaccatctgcagtgattctggagcccccaaaaacaaagtcagacactgtctccactgtttccccatctatttgccatgaagtgatgggactggatgccatgatcttcgttttctgaatgttgagctttaagccaactttttcactctcctctttcactttcatcaagaggctttttagttcctcttcactttctgccctaagggtggtgtcatctgcatatctgaggttattgatatttctcctggcaatcttgattccagcttgtgcttcatccagcccagcgtttctcatgatgtagtctgcatttaaattaaataagcagggtgacaatatatagccttgacgtactccttttcctatttggaaccagtctgttgttccatgtccagttctaactgttgcttcctgacctgcatatagatttctcaggaggcaggtcaggtggtctggtattcccatctctttcagaattttccagtttattgtgatccacacagtcaaaggttttggcatagtcaagaaagcagaaatagatgtttttctggaactctcttgctttttccatgatccagcagatgttggcaatttgatctctggttcctctgccttttctaaaaccagcttgaacattggaagttcacagttcacgtattgctgaagcctggcttggagaattttgagcattactttactagcgtgtgagatgagtgcaattgtgtggtagtatgagcattctttggctttgcctttctgtgggattggaatgaaaactgaccttttccagtcttgtggccactgctgacttttccaaatttgctgacatactgagtgcagcactttcacagcatcatcttttaggatttgaaacagctcaactgcaattctatcatttccactaactttgttcgtagtgatgcttcttaaggcgcactagacttcacattccaggatgtctggttttaggtgagtgatcacaccatgatgattatctgggtcgtgaagatcttttttgtatagttcttctgtgtattcttgccacctcttcttttttttttttttttttttttttttaaggggttTGTAAAAAATAATCACTTTATTCAATATTATAGCTATAGAAATGAAGTACattctaagaaatgaaaaaaaaaaagaaaacgtcACTTAGTATCATTGGTACGTCAGTGAAGGCCAGcaggaaaaaatactgataaGCTTGTCTCTGACACCAAGACATTCTAGTCCATGCTTTAATATGCTTCCTATGTTTTCACTAGATGTTTCTTTTCTGCTGCTTTTCATCCTTCTCTGCATTTCATATCTGAGGACTGGTACAgcctttaaaatttcattaacaGGAGCAAATTCAGTACCTGCTGATTTCTTCTCAAAAGGCACTCTAACCCATCAGATAGCCCGGTAGCTTCATTCTCATGAATACTCTAGCCATGAAAAAACTCAATAGGACACACACGAATCCaatgaataaaagaagaaacCTATTGAGTTTGGGAATGTTTGGTGCATTGGATCGGTCCAGGATTATGAAACCTAAACCTCCCATTGTAAACAGGAAGCTGGATGCAAGTCCTTCCATAATATACTGTCCATTTACTCTGTAGGCCAAGAAAGCAACTGGTCTCTGATGCCCGTGTTCATCAGTCACCGAGCCGACACTGGGAGGTTCAACAATAACATCATAAATGATTCCTCCGGTGATGAGGAAGTAAGACACCACCACCAGAGCGTACACCGTCATGGCCGACGGCATGTGCACCCAGGGCGGCTTCTTCAGCTTCAGGTTCGGGCATTCGAGCACTAAGAACGGGACTCGGTACAAACTCTCCATGTTGGCGGTAGCAAGGGACGCTCTCGGCCTCCAGTCCCACGCGCCACCCGGAAaccgccacctcttcttaatatcttctgcttctgttaggtccataccatttctgtcctttattgagcccatcttcgcatgaaatgctcccttggtatctctaattttcttgaagagatctcttgtctttcccgacctgggaagcccttaatggaatattattccgcCATAAAAGGAATGAGTACTgatacaacatagatgaaccttgaaaatgttatcctaagtaaaagaagccagacacaaaaggctgcatattgtatcgttcagttgtgtccaatcctgcatattgtatgattccattcatatggaATGTTTATGAGGCAAACTGATACAGACAAAAGgtggattagtggttgccagggattagGGGATGAGCAGAACatggagtgactgctaatgatgGTGGGGCTTCCTTCTAAGAGGATGAAAATGTTCAGCAACTCAACAGTGCTGagctttgtgaatatactaaaacccactgaattctaatttaaaagggtgaattttatagtATAATTTTGTAGTATATCTCAACAATAAAAAGCCCAagagtgacttttaaaaaagttaacaGGTATTGCTTAGAACAGTTCTTGGCACATATGAAATGCTACATGTGTGTTAACTATATTGGCAGTTATAATGACTATAAGACACACTTATTTGTATTTTCATCACAAAATAAGCTTTCAGAAGCTAACTCTCTCCtcccaggaggaggagatgaaTAGGAATGAATTCAGGCAGTAACAGTTTCACATGTATTCAGGATAAATtcttaatcccagactcctaggCAGAGTTCTTAAGAGTCATGGCTTCAGTTTGCTTCTTAACACCTTCTTTCCATCTCATCTAAAAGTACCTAAAACTCTTATCACTGAGACCAGGATGAAATGCTCAGCATTTGCATAAATGATCAGCCCTGAGCAAATCGACTAGTTGGGTAACTTCTTCTTGCATTTGGCTCTACTTATTTACTGTACACGCCACCTcgtttaatcctcaaaacaaccctTTTGGAGTATCACTAATCCCCTCC is a window from the Capra hircus breed San Clemente chromosome 27, ASM170441v1, whole genome shotgun sequence genome containing:
- the LOC108634094 gene encoding oligosaccharyltransferase complex subunit OSTC translates to MESLYRVPFLVLECPNLKLKKPPWVHMPSAMTVYALVVVSYFLITGGIIYDVIVEPPSVGSVTDEHGHQRPVAFLAYRVNGQYIMEGLASSFLFTMGGLGFIILDRSNAPNIPKLNRFLLLFIGFVCVLLSFFMARVFMRMKLPGYLMG